In the genome of Hyphobacterium sp. CCMP332, one region contains:
- a CDS encoding class I SAM-dependent methyltransferase yields MTNNYGIIAPFYDLLKKIVFGQSLIKAECIHLNGVSQESKLLVVGCGSSEFLEHIDTSKFKCINCIDKSAKMCEKSRKRRDNLNLADKIRIEKKDFKNFGSSVKYDVIALPFFLDSQKFNDIPLILDKCHSMLAEQGSLIITDFNSKTYRKSNILLIKSMYIFFRISTNIPVLTLFDTRNFIDLKKWKQENSYLSPKELIFSIKLKKIPI; encoded by the coding sequence ATGACGAATAACTACGGTATAATTGCTCCCTTTTATGATCTACTTAAAAAAATTGTATTTGGCCAATCTTTGATAAAAGCCGAATGCATCCATTTAAACGGAGTCAGTCAGGAGAGTAAATTATTGGTTGTTGGATGTGGAAGTTCGGAATTTCTTGAACACATTGACACAAGTAAATTTAAATGCATAAACTGTATTGATAAAAGTGCCAAAATGTGTGAAAAAAGCAGAAAAAGACGCGATAATCTGAATCTGGCAGATAAAATCCGAATAGAAAAAAAAGATTTTAAAAATTTTGGCTCATCAGTGAAATACGATGTAATCGCATTGCCCTTTTTTCTGGATAGTCAAAAATTCAATGATATACCTTTAATTCTAGATAAATGTCATTCCATGCTTGCAGAACAGGGCTCATTAATCATCACCGATTTTAACTCAAAAACATACCGAAAATCAAATATTTTGCTTATAAAAAGCATGTATATTTTTTTTAGAATAAGCACAAATATCCCTGTATTAACTCTATTTGATACAAGAAATTTTATCGATTTAAAGAAATGGAAACAGGAAAATAGCTATTTAAGCCCTAAAGAGCTTATATTTAGTATAAAATTGAAAAAAATTCCGATTTAG
- the smc gene encoding chromosome segregation protein SMC — protein sequence MEITRLEAKGFKSFGDKIIINFDKGITGVVGPNGCGKSNIVDAIRWVLGEQKSRTLRSDKMENVIFNGTKKRKAMQMAEVSLTFNNTKNILPTEYSQVTITRRYYRSGDSEYLLNGVQCRLKDITNLFMDTGIGSDSYAIIELKMVDDILQNKDGARKNLFEEAAGISKFKVRKRQTLKKLEDTDKDLERVEDLLFEIEKNMKSLEKQAKQAQKYQELKSDYKSKSIELAQISMSSHKQTLDKYKAQIQSEKDQRSDIQSKIQKQDSKIEEEKKNLITKEKELSSAQKSLNEHVEKIRNYESEKNIKNERLRYLNSNLERLNEQLDSDKKSNERAAFSIKSLEQELLEIAEEVKANTRKVEELQKLHHQQKEITEAKQTVYDELLKSKTNAQQEYYQISKAIEINEIQLESLKQQIERADTDSGAKEKDIEMFSEKIAILENNIKEKEKELSVLKDDESKVVKQIEAAENDIEKIRTKHIEVRRSIDSRENEYKLTKSLVDNLEGFPEAIKFLKKSGNWAKKSPLLSDIISTDENHKLAIENYLEPYLNYYVVASLDEALKAIHLLSDASKGKANFFILSEFDNYLSQKPKIFNSAIAATELVEYDMQYKKLVQYLLDNVYIVEKFDNSILSDKDVVWISKDGKTVKRKFSLSGGSVGLFEGKRIGREKNLVKLKNEIQKLQIKDQETEAKLKKRQFDLEELKKADKNHIIDEKQDYLNNLKQELVSIKTRKEQFEDLIASSSGQKEDIRAKIEEIESSKLEQGPKLEKCQIALENIEQELKSAAEALEKEKSNSSEASQAYNEANIFFIQLQNKEKSLTQDIDYKKGNFENSKERIEKAQSDIQKTNEEIKVLLSKTDAAESDLVELYDQKESLENTVNEKEKAYYALRTLIDDIEKQVREFQRKKEVIDSFIHSLEEKRNETDLAMTALKERLSVEFEIEIDIAKIDGNKNIDEEEKEALLNEVQKIKDRLERLGPINPMALEAYEEIKNRYDFIIEQKEDLIKAKESLLNTISEIDMVARETFEKAFELIRVNFHKVFRTLFTEEDSCDLKLINPDDPVDSDIEIFAQPKGKRPLTINQLSGGEKTLTATSLLFAIYLLKPAPFCIFDEVDAPLDDANIDKFNNIVREFSNESQFIIVTHNKRTMASTDIIYGITMVENGVSRVVPVDLRELT from the coding sequence ATGGAGATTACACGACTGGAAGCCAAAGGCTTTAAGAGTTTTGGTGATAAGATTATTATAAATTTTGACAAGGGTATCACTGGTGTAGTGGGCCCCAACGGTTGTGGCAAGTCAAATATCGTTGATGCCATAAGATGGGTGCTTGGTGAGCAAAAATCCAGAACATTGCGCTCAGACAAAATGGAAAATGTCATTTTTAATGGCACCAAAAAGCGAAAGGCCATGCAAATGGCAGAGGTCTCCCTTACATTTAACAATACTAAAAACATTCTACCTACTGAGTATTCTCAGGTAACCATTACCAGGAGATACTATCGCTCGGGTGATAGTGAGTACTTATTAAATGGAGTTCAATGTCGCTTAAAGGATATTACCAATCTTTTTATGGACACAGGCATCGGATCTGATTCCTACGCCATAATTGAGCTTAAAATGGTCGATGATATTCTTCAAAATAAGGATGGAGCAAGAAAAAATCTGTTTGAAGAGGCTGCAGGTATTTCAAAATTCAAGGTTAGAAAACGACAAACCCTTAAAAAACTCGAGGACACTGATAAGGATCTTGAACGTGTGGAAGATCTTCTTTTTGAGATTGAAAAAAATATGAAAAGCCTGGAAAAACAGGCTAAACAAGCTCAGAAATATCAGGAATTAAAATCAGATTATAAAAGCAAAAGTATTGAGCTCGCCCAAATCAGCATGAGTTCTCACAAACAAACGCTGGATAAATACAAGGCACAAATACAATCCGAAAAGGATCAAAGAAGTGATATACAAAGTAAAATTCAGAAGCAGGACTCAAAAATTGAAGAGGAAAAGAAAAATCTAATTACCAAAGAAAAAGAACTCTCCTCAGCACAGAAATCGTTAAATGAGCATGTAGAAAAAATCAGAAATTACGAGAGCGAAAAAAATATCAAAAACGAAAGGCTCAGATATCTCAATTCCAATCTGGAAAGGTTAAATGAACAGTTGGACTCGGATAAAAAAAGTAATGAAAGGGCCGCATTTAGTATAAAAAGTCTTGAACAGGAACTTTTAGAAATCGCTGAAGAGGTGAAAGCCAATACCAGGAAAGTTGAGGAACTCCAAAAATTACATCATCAACAAAAAGAAATAACAGAAGCTAAGCAAACTGTATACGATGAATTACTAAAAAGCAAAACCAATGCTCAACAGGAATATTATCAAATTTCCAAAGCTATAGAAATCAATGAAATTCAGCTCGAATCACTAAAACAACAAATAGAACGTGCAGATACCGACAGCGGTGCCAAAGAAAAAGACATTGAGATGTTTTCAGAAAAGATCGCAATTCTCGAAAACAACATTAAGGAAAAAGAAAAAGAACTTTCAGTTCTGAAAGACGATGAAAGCAAAGTAGTCAAACAAATCGAAGCAGCGGAAAACGACATTGAAAAGATTCGAACTAAACATATCGAAGTCCGAAGAAGTATCGACTCCAGGGAAAATGAGTACAAACTCACAAAATCACTGGTCGATAATCTGGAAGGTTTTCCCGAGGCAATAAAATTTCTTAAAAAATCAGGCAATTGGGCAAAAAAGTCACCGCTGCTTTCCGATATTATTTCTACAGATGAAAACCACAAGTTGGCTATTGAAAATTACCTTGAACCCTACCTGAATTACTATGTGGTGGCCAGTCTCGACGAGGCATTAAAAGCTATTCATTTATTGAGCGACGCCAGTAAGGGAAAGGCCAATTTCTTTATCCTTTCTGAATTTGACAATTACCTTTCTCAAAAGCCAAAAATCTTTAATTCAGCCATCGCAGCTACCGAACTGGTAGAATACGATATGCAGTATAAAAAACTGGTGCAATACCTTCTTGATAATGTCTATATCGTTGAAAAATTTGACAACAGTATATTATCAGATAAAGATGTAGTATGGATAAGTAAAGATGGGAAAACAGTAAAAAGGAAGTTTAGTCTGTCCGGCGGTTCAGTAGGACTTTTTGAAGGCAAAAGGATTGGAAGGGAAAAAAATCTGGTCAAACTAAAAAATGAAATTCAAAAACTTCAAATAAAAGATCAGGAGACCGAAGCCAAACTTAAAAAACGGCAATTTGACCTTGAGGAGCTCAAAAAGGCTGATAAAAACCATATTATCGATGAAAAACAGGACTATTTGAATAACCTCAAACAAGAGCTGGTTTCTATCAAAACAAGGAAAGAGCAATTTGAAGATTTAATTGCTTCGAGTTCAGGTCAAAAAGAAGATATCCGTGCTAAAATTGAAGAGATCGAATCTTCGAAACTCGAACAGGGGCCTAAACTCGAAAAATGTCAAATAGCACTTGAAAATATAGAACAGGAATTAAAATCTGCCGCAGAAGCACTTGAGAAAGAAAAATCCAATTCTTCGGAAGCCTCTCAGGCTTACAATGAAGCAAATATCTTTTTTATTCAGCTTCAGAATAAAGAAAAGTCGCTGACCCAGGATATCGATTACAAAAAAGGCAATTTTGAAAACAGTAAGGAAAGAATAGAAAAAGCTCAAAGTGATATTCAGAAAACCAATGAAGAGATAAAAGTCTTACTCAGTAAAACCGATGCTGCGGAGTCTGATCTCGTTGAATTATACGATCAAAAGGAATCCCTTGAAAACACGGTTAATGAAAAGGAAAAAGCCTATTATGCGCTGAGAACGTTGATCGATGATATAGAGAAGCAAGTCAGGGAATTTCAAAGAAAAAAAGAGGTGATTGATTCATTTATCCACAGTCTTGAGGAAAAAAGAAATGAAACAGACCTGGCAATGACCGCCCTCAAGGAGAGGCTTTCTGTTGAGTTTGAAATTGAAATTGACATAGCCAAAATTGATGGCAATAAAAACATTGATGAGGAAGAAAAAGAAGCGCTGTTAAATGAAGTTCAAAAAATAAAAGATCGTCTCGAGCGATTAGGCCCTATTAATCCCATGGCGCTGGAAGCTTATGAGGAGATTAAAAACCGATATGATTTTATAATAGAACAAAAAGAAGATTTAATAAAAGCAAAGGAATCTCTCTTAAATACCATCTCGGAGATTGACATGGTGGCTAGAGAAACATTTGAAAAGGCATTTGAGCTAATAAGGGTTAATTTTCACAAGGTATTTCGCACGCTTTTTACAGAAGAAGATTCCTGTGATTTAAAACTAATAAACCCCGATGATCCTGTGGATTCCGACATTGAAATATTTGCGCAACCCAAGGGCAAACGCCCGCTAACCATCAATCAATTGTCGGGGGGAGAAAAGACGCTTACGGCCACTTCCCTATTATTTGCAATTTATCTATTAAAACCGGCTCCCTTTTGTATTTTTGACGAAGTAGATGCGCCTTTGGATGATGCGAATATTGATAAATTCAATAATATTGTTCGGGAGTTTTCCAATGAATCTCAATTTATAATCGTCACACATAATAAAAGAACCATGGCAAGTACAGATATAATTTATGGGATTACCATGGTAGAAAATGGGGTATCGAGAGTCGTTCCTGTAGACTTAAGAGAATTAACCTGA
- a CDS encoding phosphoglycerate kinase produces the protein MKTIDDISFSGKKVLMRVDFNVPLDSNQKVSDETRINSAIPSIKKILNEGGAVILMSHLGRPKQGPEAKFSLKHIIPNLNKALGLEVQFADDCIGKSAKELSEKLNSGEVLLLENVRFYKEETKGDTNFAKQLASLGDAYVNDAFGTAHRAHASTTTIAEFFEEKAAGYLIQAEIENAKKVLEHTERPFVAIMGGAKISDKILIIEKLLDKVDYLIIGGGMSYTFINAQGGKIGNSLCEEDKIPLAKELIGKSKDKGVSILLPMDSVAADAFDNDANTMICNSHEIKDGYMGLDIGPQAIKTYSETISSAKTILWNGPMGVFEMDNFSKGTKEIAKAIAAASAKGAFSLIGGGDSAAAVNQLGYGDKVSFVSTGGGALLEYFEGKELPGILALDQ, from the coding sequence ATGAAAACAATCGACGACATATCATTTTCAGGAAAAAAAGTATTAATGCGAGTGGACTTCAATGTCCCTCTGGATTCAAATCAAAAGGTAAGCGATGAAACAAGAATTAATTCAGCCATACCTAGTATCAAAAAAATCCTTAATGAGGGTGGAGCTGTTATACTTATGTCTCATCTCGGAAGACCGAAACAGGGACCGGAAGCTAAATTTTCCTTGAAACATATCATTCCAAATTTGAACAAAGCTCTGGGGCTTGAAGTACAATTTGCCGATGATTGTATCGGAAAAAGTGCAAAAGAACTATCTGAAAAGCTCAATAGCGGAGAAGTATTACTTCTTGAAAATGTCCGCTTCTACAAGGAGGAAACCAAAGGCGATACCAATTTTGCAAAACAGTTAGCTTCTCTTGGCGATGCCTATGTCAATGATGCTTTTGGAACCGCTCATCGGGCCCATGCAAGTACCACAACCATTGCGGAATTTTTTGAAGAAAAAGCAGCGGGCTATCTAATACAGGCTGAAATTGAGAATGCAAAAAAAGTGTTGGAACACACCGAAAGACCATTCGTAGCAATCATGGGGGGTGCAAAGATTTCTGATAAAATATTAATTATTGAAAAGCTTCTGGATAAGGTAGATTACCTTATCATCGGTGGAGGTATGTCCTATACATTTATTAATGCACAGGGTGGGAAAATTGGAAATTCCCTTTGCGAAGAGGACAAAATCCCGCTTGCGAAAGAACTGATAGGCAAAAGTAAAGATAAGGGTGTATCGATATTGTTACCAATGGACTCTGTGGCAGCCGATGCATTTGATAATGATGCCAATACGATGATTTGCAATAGCCATGAAATCAAAGATGGCTATATGGGTCTGGATATCGGGCCACAAGCCATAAAAACATATTCTGAAACTATATCTTCAGCAAAAACCATATTATGGAATGGACCAATGGGTGTTTTTGAAATGGATAATTTCAGCAAAGGAACTAAAGAAATTGCCAAGGCAATAGCGGCTGCCAGTGCGAAAGGTGCATTTTCACTAATAGGTGGAGGGGATTCTGCTGCTGCTGTCAATCAATTGGGATATGGTGATAAAGTATCTTTCGTTTCTACCGGAGGAGGTGCTTTATTGGAATATTTCGAAGGAAAAGAGCTTCCAGGGATACTGGCTTTAGACCAATAA